The following are encoded together in the Kribbella voronezhensis genome:
- a CDS encoding IucA/IucC family protein translates to MTSSVAVDAHLNAILRCYTREMSVPVLPGPLKLDVGGVTAFVQHASRTGLHLFTDVLADGEPVSPEELVRLLSADADPAEIEDLAARTAESVRNVALFVEDQGERGPGRFLETEQALLFGHLNHPAPKSRDGLSGAELAAYSPELGGRFAVHWFEADAELVSSDQVVGAPSLQGLDALQLMAALAGVTPTPGTVLIPAHPWQAAAVVERPRVARLVAEGRVKPLGPLGAQWYPTSSLRTVYHPDLPVMLKLSLGLRITNSRRESTSTELRRGLEINRLLDAAYDAGTATSHPQFSIVRDPAWVALDEGSSTLTGLDVAVREVPAAVDDYACLAGLVAPRPGGRSRLSELASGDPAGWMAAYVDAVLVPMLHLYAETGIGLEAHQQNTLVRLDASGQISGGAYRDNQGYYLASSYLRGLLAVTGLADSTLAVVEDAIVDDRLTYYLLHNQALAVVGCLGMDGVADEDALLAVVRDRLSAALPLLKAAGPDGDRLARRWLAAEQLPCKANMMTRLRGIDEVVAPLDAQSVYLDIPNPLRLGVQ, encoded by the coding sequence GTGACTTCATCGGTGGCGGTCGACGCCCATCTGAACGCGATTCTGCGGTGCTACACCCGCGAGATGTCGGTGCCGGTCCTGCCGGGCCCGTTGAAGCTGGACGTCGGTGGGGTGACCGCTTTCGTCCAGCACGCCTCTCGAACAGGACTCCATCTGTTCACCGATGTGCTGGCGGACGGCGAGCCCGTGAGTCCGGAGGAGCTGGTGCGGTTGTTGTCGGCCGACGCCGATCCTGCCGAGATCGAAGACCTCGCCGCCCGTACTGCGGAGTCGGTGCGCAACGTCGCGCTCTTCGTCGAGGACCAGGGGGAGCGGGGGCCGGGGCGCTTCCTGGAGACCGAGCAGGCCTTGTTGTTCGGCCATTTGAACCACCCGGCTCCGAAGAGTCGCGACGGGTTGAGCGGTGCGGAGCTGGCGGCGTACTCGCCGGAGCTCGGTGGCCGCTTCGCCGTGCATTGGTTCGAAGCGGACGCCGAGCTGGTGTCGTCGGACCAGGTCGTGGGTGCGCCATCACTCCAGGGACTGGACGCCCTGCAGCTGATGGCCGCGCTGGCCGGTGTCACTCCTACGCCGGGCACAGTGCTGATTCCGGCACACCCATGGCAAGCGGCCGCAGTCGTAGAGCGGCCTCGGGTAGCGCGGCTGGTCGCTGAGGGGAGGGTGAAGCCGCTCGGTCCATTGGGCGCGCAGTGGTACCCGACGTCGTCTCTGCGCACGGTCTACCACCCGGACCTGCCAGTGATGCTGAAGCTGTCGCTCGGCCTGCGGATCACCAACTCCCGACGCGAGTCCACGTCGACCGAGCTGCGCCGCGGCCTGGAGATCAACCGGCTGCTCGACGCGGCGTACGACGCCGGTACGGCGACCTCCCATCCGCAGTTCTCCATCGTCCGGGACCCGGCCTGGGTTGCGCTGGACGAGGGTAGCTCGACACTGACGGGGCTGGACGTCGCAGTACGGGAAGTGCCTGCTGCTGTTGACGATTACGCCTGCCTGGCCGGGTTGGTGGCTCCGCGGCCGGGTGGCCGTTCTCGGCTGAGTGAGTTGGCCTCTGGTGATCCTGCGGGCTGGATGGCGGCGTACGTGGATGCAGTGCTGGTGCCGATGCTGCACCTGTATGCAGAGACCGGTATAGGGCTGGAGGCGCATCAGCAGAACACACTGGTCCGGCTGGACGCCTCCGGTCAGATCAGTGGTGGCGCCTACCGCGACAACCAGGGCTACTACCTCGCCTCGTCGTACTTGCGTGGGCTGTTGGCTGTGACCGGTCTTGCGGACTCGACGCTCGCCGTGGTCGAGGACGCGATCGTGGACGACCGGCTGACCTACTACTTGCTGCACAACCAGGCACTGGCCGTCGTCGGCTGCCTCGGGATGGACGGCGTAGCTGACGAGGACGCGCTGCTGGCGGTGGTTCGGGACCGGCTGTCGGCGGCCCTGCCCCTGTTGAAGGCCGCTGGGCCTGACGGTGATCGGCTGGCCCGACGCTGGCTGGCCGCCGAGCAGCTGCCCTGCAAGGCGAACATGATGACCCGGCTACGCGGGATCGACGAGGTCGTGGCTCCGCTGGACGCGCAGTCGGTCTATCTGGACATCCCTAATCCGCTGCGGCTCGGTGTGCAGTGA
- a CDS encoding pyridoxal phosphate-dependent decarboxylase family protein, protein MPRPAPLIALPSASTRWPLAATVTDRARGPLPSGTPGEVLRRVAAVLGEPQVPSTGVGESAALDLVAGLLDAEGIDLSHPHAAAHLQPPVLQVAVDADALASAGNASMDTYDSGPATLAIEQWVVRSLAGLAGFGTEADGVLTPGGSISNLLALLIARDSAAGLAGIDARRDGVQGLAKPVVFCSELAHFSIQRACAALGLGEDAVVPIATDDDFRMRLDLLEAELAKPGRTPIAVVATAGTTDYGSIDPIAGIARLAAIHGAWVHVDAAYGFGALFSDRLASLLAELPVADSVTLDLHKIGWQPAATSMLLVADRNQFASFGRSVDYLNPADDIDSGMDGLLGRSLQTTRRPDAVKVAATLTAYGRSGLGEMLDTCHELADAAAARIVADSNLELLAPVTLTTVVFRVIGPADADLDAVQGEVRRRLLTSGRALIGRTRRPARVGSPAVVALKLTLLNPNATAADIEELLDQVVAVGNEVLSGRGAA, encoded by the coding sequence ATGCCTCGACCCGCCCCGCTGATAGCGCTGCCTTCTGCCTCGACCCGTTGGCCGCTGGCCGCCACCGTGACCGATCGCGCCCGTGGACCGCTGCCGTCCGGGACGCCGGGCGAGGTGTTGCGGCGAGTCGCCGCCGTGCTCGGCGAGCCTCAGGTGCCGTCCACCGGTGTCGGTGAGTCGGCGGCGCTCGACCTCGTCGCCGGGCTGCTCGACGCCGAGGGCATCGACCTCAGTCATCCGCACGCCGCGGCTCATCTGCAGCCGCCCGTCCTGCAGGTCGCGGTCGACGCGGACGCCCTGGCATCGGCCGGCAACGCATCGATGGACACCTACGACTCCGGCCCGGCGACGCTGGCGATCGAGCAATGGGTGGTCCGATCGCTGGCCGGGCTGGCAGGCTTCGGGACCGAGGCGGACGGCGTACTGACGCCTGGTGGTTCGATCTCCAACCTCCTTGCGCTGTTGATCGCGCGGGACAGCGCGGCAGGTCTCGCGGGTATCGACGCCCGCCGCGACGGGGTCCAGGGCTTGGCCAAGCCGGTCGTCTTCTGTTCCGAACTGGCGCACTTCTCCATCCAGCGAGCCTGCGCGGCGCTCGGCCTCGGCGAAGACGCGGTCGTTCCGATCGCGACCGATGACGACTTCCGGATGCGGCTCGACCTCCTCGAAGCCGAGCTGGCCAAGCCCGGGCGTACGCCGATCGCCGTGGTGGCGACGGCCGGTACGACGGACTACGGCTCGATCGACCCGATCGCTGGGATCGCCCGACTCGCTGCCATCCATGGCGCCTGGGTGCACGTCGACGCGGCGTACGGGTTCGGTGCCTTGTTCTCCGATCGGCTCGCTTCACTGCTGGCGGAGTTGCCGGTCGCGGACTCGGTGACGCTCGACCTGCACAAGATCGGCTGGCAGCCGGCGGCGACCAGCATGCTTTTGGTGGCCGACCGCAACCAGTTCGCCTCGTTCGGGCGCTCGGTGGACTATCTGAACCCGGCCGACGACATCGACTCCGGGATGGACGGCCTGCTCGGCCGGAGCCTGCAGACCACCCGGCGGCCGGATGCGGTCAAGGTGGCCGCCACGCTGACGGCGTACGGCCGGAGCGGGCTGGGCGAGATGCTCGACACCTGTCACGAACTCGCCGACGCTGCCGCCGCCCGGATCGTTGCTGACAGCAACCTCGAGCTGCTGGCCCCGGTCACGCTGACCACGGTGGTGTTCCGGGTGATCGGGCCGGCCGATGCCGACCTGGATGCCGTCCAGGGCGAGGTACGCCGTCGCCTGCTGACCTCGGGCCGGGCGTTGATCGGGCGGACCAGGAGGCCGGCGCGGGTCGGCAGCCCGGCCGTGGTCGCGCTGAAGCTCACGCTGCTGAACCCGAACGCGACGGCGGCGGACATCGAAGAACTGCTCGACCAGGTCGTGGCCGTTGGCAACGAAGTACTTTCCGGAAGAGGAGCAGCGTGA
- a CDS encoding serine hydrolase domain-containing protein, whose protein sequence is MTLRPDTAAALYAEVAAAQSEWKLPSISAGVIHDGALAWTGSRGQFASADGLAPGPDVQYRIGSITKTMTAVLVLQCRDDGLLSLNDAVGKHLPGIAYGDLTIRQLLAHSGGMHAEPEGDWWERNPGVSFETLTAAIDESQAAGQPDRRHHYSNLGYALLGEVVARLRGASWMELVASRILDPLEMRRTTYFPVRPAAQGFSVHPFSGRLDQEPAYDAGAMAPAGQLWSTVEDLAKYATFWIDPGYDILSRDTIDEMAAPAAADPREALTASYGLGLRLHADDPHLFVGHTGSMPGFIAGLFVDRGRRIGGVTLANATYGRCASVPLDLMRLLASYEPTLPPEWVPEPQLAQGEELLGHWYWGNTPLTISVVAGILQMSGAMTCRFSPIGPDLYRGRDGYFAGERLRVVRDGEAITQLNIATFVLTRTPYGH, encoded by the coding sequence GTGACCCTGCGCCCTGACACTGCCGCAGCCTTGTACGCCGAGGTTGCGGCAGCCCAGAGTGAGTGGAAGTTGCCGTCGATCAGCGCCGGGGTCATTCACGACGGCGCGCTGGCGTGGACTGGTTCGCGGGGGCAGTTCGCCTCTGCTGACGGGTTGGCACCGGGGCCGGACGTGCAGTACCGGATCGGGTCGATCACGAAGACGATGACCGCTGTCCTGGTGCTGCAGTGCCGCGACGACGGACTGCTCTCGCTGAATGATGCCGTGGGCAAGCATCTGCCCGGGATCGCGTACGGGGATCTCACCATCAGGCAACTGCTCGCGCACTCCGGCGGCATGCACGCCGAACCCGAGGGCGACTGGTGGGAGCGCAATCCCGGCGTCTCGTTCGAGACCCTGACCGCGGCGATCGACGAGTCGCAGGCGGCGGGCCAACCCGATCGTCGCCATCACTACTCCAACCTGGGTTACGCCCTCCTCGGCGAGGTCGTGGCACGACTGCGGGGCGCGTCCTGGATGGAGTTGGTCGCCTCCCGGATCCTCGACCCGCTGGAGATGCGCCGTACGACGTACTTCCCGGTGCGGCCTGCTGCCCAGGGGTTCTCGGTGCATCCATTCAGCGGGCGGCTGGATCAGGAGCCCGCGTACGACGCCGGGGCGATGGCGCCGGCCGGGCAGTTGTGGAGCACGGTCGAGGACCTGGCGAAGTACGCCACGTTCTGGATCGATCCGGGCTACGACATTCTCAGTCGCGACACGATCGACGAGATGGCCGCGCCGGCCGCCGCGGACCCGCGCGAGGCGCTGACGGCGTCGTACGGGCTGGGGCTGCGGTTGCACGCGGACGATCCGCACCTCTTCGTCGGGCACACCGGGTCGATGCCGGGCTTCATCGCCGGGTTGTTCGTGGATCGGGGCCGCCGGATCGGTGGTGTCACGCTGGCGAACGCGACGTACGGTCGGTGTGCGTCGGTGCCGCTCGACCTGATGCGCCTGCTGGCGTCGTACGAGCCCACGCTGCCGCCGGAGTGGGTGCCGGAGCCGCAGTTGGCGCAGGGCGAGGAGTTGCTCGGGCACTGGTACTGGGGGAACACGCCGCTGACGATCAGTGTGGTCGCCGGGATCCTGCAGATGTCGGGCGCGATGACCTGCCGGTTCTCGCCGATCGGGCCGGATCTGTATCGCGGCCGGGACGGCTACTTCGCGGGTGAGCGGTTGCGGGTCGTCCGCGACGGTGAAGCGATCACTCAGCTGAACATCGCGACTTTCGTGCTGACGCGCACGCCGTACGGCCACTGA
- the gcvP gene encoding aminomethyl-transferring glycine dehydrogenase: MSVNDPRPQISATFADRHIGPRPDEVARMVQTLGYADVDALVDAAVPASIRSAEALRLPEPASEVDALTELRQLAARNNVATSMIGQGYYGTFTPSVIVRRLVENPAWYTAYTPYQPEISQGRLEALLNFQTVVSDLTGLPTANASLLDEGTAAAEAMTLAHRSNRKSKSNRFLVDADTFAQTIAVVQTRAEALDIEVVVADTTDGLPEGDFFGFLVQYPGSGGAVRDLKPLIEAAHANETIVAVASDLLALTLLEAPGEAGADIVIGSSQRFGVPLFYGGPHAGFMSVRAGLERSLPGRLVGVSVDADGAPAYRLALQTREQHIRREKATSNICTAQVLLAVVASMYAVYHGPDGLKAIAERVHANADSLAASLKAGGVEVVHDQFFDTVLARVPGRAADVVDAARQTGIWLRLVDADHVGISCDEKTDATALDRVCRAFGVRYDGSLAGAGFPEAVVRTSEYLTHPVFNTHRSETAMLRYLRKLSDYDYALDRGMIPLGSCTMKLNATTEMEAVTWPEFSDMHPLAPIEDASGYVTLIGQLERWLAEVTGYAKVSLQPNAGSQGELAGLLAIRSYHRAQGNEDRNICLIPSSAHGTNAASAVMAGMKVVVVKGNDDGTINLEDLRAKADEHAEKLAAIMITYPSTHGVYEESVTEVCKIVHDHGGQVYVDGANLNALLGLAKPGEFGGDVSHLNLHKTFCIPHGGGGPGVGPVAVAAHLAPYLPNHPLLDQAGPDSGVGPISAAPFGSAGVLAISWAYIRMMGGEGLTAATKAAVLTANYVAKRLEGAFPVLYTGENGLVAHECILDLRPMTKETGITVDDVAKRLIDYGFHAPTMSFPVAGTLMVEPTESEDLGELDRFCDAMIAIKHEIDRVAAGEWPAGDNPLVNAPHTASSVINDKWEHAYTREEAAFPQSVDRTAKYWPPVRRIDGAYGDRNLICSCPAPEAFE; this comes from the coding sequence ATGAGTGTGAACGACCCCCGCCCGCAGATCTCGGCGACCTTCGCCGACCGCCACATCGGGCCGCGCCCGGACGAGGTCGCCCGGATGGTGCAGACCCTCGGGTACGCCGATGTCGACGCGCTCGTGGATGCCGCGGTACCGGCGTCCATCCGGTCCGCCGAGGCGCTCCGGCTGCCGGAGCCGGCCTCCGAGGTGGACGCACTGACCGAGCTTCGCCAGCTCGCGGCGCGCAACAACGTGGCGACCTCGATGATCGGCCAGGGGTACTACGGCACGTTCACCCCGTCGGTGATCGTCCGCCGCCTGGTGGAGAACCCGGCCTGGTACACCGCCTACACGCCGTACCAGCCGGAGATCTCGCAGGGCCGGCTGGAGGCACTGCTGAACTTCCAGACCGTCGTGTCCGACCTGACCGGCCTGCCGACGGCGAACGCGTCGCTGCTGGACGAGGGCACCGCGGCCGCCGAGGCGATGACGCTGGCGCACCGGTCGAACCGCAAGAGCAAGAGCAACCGGTTCCTGGTCGACGCCGACACGTTCGCGCAGACGATCGCGGTCGTGCAGACCCGCGCCGAGGCGCTCGACATCGAGGTCGTCGTCGCGGACACGACCGACGGACTGCCCGAGGGCGACTTCTTCGGCTTCCTCGTGCAGTACCCGGGCTCGGGCGGCGCGGTACGGGATCTCAAGCCGCTGATCGAAGCCGCGCACGCGAACGAGACCATCGTCGCGGTCGCCTCCGACCTGCTCGCGCTGACGCTCCTCGAAGCACCGGGCGAGGCGGGCGCCGACATCGTGATCGGCTCCTCGCAGCGCTTCGGCGTACCGCTGTTCTACGGCGGTCCGCACGCCGGCTTCATGTCCGTCCGGGCCGGCCTCGAGCGGTCGCTGCCGGGCCGCCTGGTCGGTGTCTCCGTCGACGCGGACGGCGCACCGGCGTACCGGCTCGCGTTGCAGACGCGTGAGCAGCACATCCGTCGCGAGAAGGCGACGTCGAACATCTGTACCGCGCAGGTCCTGCTCGCCGTCGTTGCTTCCATGTACGCCGTGTACCACGGTCCCGATGGCCTCAAGGCGATCGCCGAGCGCGTCCACGCCAACGCCGACAGCCTGGCCGCCTCGCTGAAGGCCGGTGGTGTCGAGGTCGTGCACGACCAGTTCTTCGACACCGTGCTGGCTCGCGTCCCGGGTCGTGCGGCCGATGTCGTCGACGCGGCCCGCCAGACCGGCATCTGGCTGCGGCTGGTCGACGCGGACCACGTCGGCATCTCGTGCGACGAGAAGACCGACGCGACCGCGCTCGACAGGGTCTGCCGCGCCTTCGGAGTCCGGTACGACGGGTCACTGGCCGGGGCCGGCTTCCCCGAGGCCGTGGTCCGGACCAGCGAGTACCTGACCCACCCGGTGTTCAACACTCACCGCTCGGAGACCGCGATGCTGCGGTACCTGCGCAAGCTGTCCGACTACGACTACGCGCTCGACCGCGGCATGATCCCGCTCGGCTCCTGCACGATGAAGCTGAACGCGACCACCGAGATGGAAGCGGTCACCTGGCCGGAGTTCTCCGACATGCACCCGCTCGCGCCGATCGAGGACGCGTCCGGCTATGTCACGCTGATCGGTCAGCTCGAGCGCTGGCTGGCCGAGGTCACCGGCTACGCGAAGGTGTCGCTGCAGCCGAACGCGGGCAGCCAGGGCGAGCTGGCCGGTCTGCTCGCGATCCGCTCGTACCACCGGGCCCAGGGCAACGAGGACCGCAACATCTGCCTGATCCCGTCCAGCGCGCACGGCACGAACGCTGCCTCCGCGGTGATGGCCGGCATGAAGGTAGTCGTTGTCAAGGGCAACGACGACGGCACGATCAACCTGGAAGACCTGCGGGCCAAGGCCGACGAGCACGCGGAGAAGCTGGCCGCGATCATGATCACCTACCCGTCCACGCACGGCGTGTACGAGGAGAGCGTGACCGAGGTCTGCAAGATCGTCCACGACCACGGTGGCCAGGTGTACGTCGACGGCGCGAACCTGAACGCCCTGCTGGGGTTGGCGAAGCCGGGTGAGTTCGGCGGCGACGTGAGCCACCTGAACCTGCACAAGACGTTCTGCATCCCGCACGGTGGCGGCGGCCCCGGCGTCGGCCCGGTCGCGGTGGCGGCCCACCTGGCGCCGTACCTGCCGAACCACCCGCTGCTGGACCAGGCCGGTCCCGACAGCGGTGTCGGCCCGATCAGCGCGGCACCGTTCGGTTCGGCGGGTGTGCTGGCGATCTCGTGGGCGTACATCCGGATGATGGGTGGCGAGGGGCTGACCGCCGCCACCAAGGCCGCCGTACTGACCGCGAACTACGTGGCGAAGCGGCTCGAAGGCGCGTTCCCGGTGCTCTACACCGGCGAGAACGGGCTGGTCGCGCACGAGTGCATCCTGGATCTGCGGCCGATGACCAAGGAGACGGGCATCACCGTCGACGACGTCGCCAAGCGGCTGATCGACTACGGCTTCCACGCGCCGACCATGTCGTTCCCGGTCGCGGGCACGCTGATGGTCGAGCCGACGGAGTCCGAGGACCTGGGCGAACTGGACCGCTTCTGCGACGCGATGATCGCGATCAAGCACGAGATCGACCGGGTCGCGGCGGGGGAGTGGCCGGCCGGCGACAACCCGCTGGTCAACGCTCCGCACACCGCCTCGTCGGTGATCAACGACAAGTGGGAGCACGCCTACACCCGCGAAGAGGCGGCCTTCCCGCAGTCGGTCGACCGGACCGCGAAGTACTGGCCGCCGGTGCGTCGCATCGACGGCGCGTACGGCGACCGGAACCTCATCTGCTCCTGCCCCGCCCCGGAGGCCTTTGAGTGA
- a CDS encoding MerR family transcriptional regulator has product MTRTGDTDLTAQSTSEAHAEAAASAGVQGLLFDDDLSPMPDDVGFRGPTACAAAGITYRQLDYWARTGLVSPSVRPATGSGTQRLYGFRDVLLLKVIKRLLDAGISLQQIRSAIAHLSKRGIDDLTQITLMSDGASVYMCTSPDEVIDLLAGGQGVFGIALGGVWREVEGSLSELPTERLDAHADDTDDHANDELAARRRARMTG; this is encoded by the coding sequence GTGACACGCACCGGCGACACTGATCTGACGGCGCAGTCGACGTCCGAAGCACACGCCGAGGCGGCCGCCAGCGCCGGCGTCCAGGGTCTGCTTTTCGACGACGACCTGTCGCCGATGCCCGACGATGTCGGCTTCCGCGGTCCGACCGCGTGTGCTGCTGCCGGGATCACCTACCGGCAGCTCGACTACTGGGCGCGGACCGGGCTGGTTTCGCCCTCGGTGCGCCCGGCGACCGGTTCCGGCACCCAGCGGTTGTACGGATTCCGGGACGTTTTGTTGCTCAAGGTGATCAAGCGGCTGCTCGACGCGGGGATCTCGCTGCAGCAGATTCGCAGTGCGATCGCTCACCTCAGCAAACGTGGAATCGATGACCTGACCCAGATCACGCTGATGAGCGACGGCGCCTCGGTGTACATGTGCACCTCGCCGGACGAGGTCATCGATCTGCTGGCCGGCGGCCAGGGCGTCTTCGGGATCGCGCTCGGCGGTGTCTGGCGGGAGGTCGAGGGCTCGCTGTCGGAGCTGCCGACCGAGCGTCTGGACGCGCACGCGGACGACACCGACGACCACGCGAACGACGAGCTCGCTGCCCGTCGCCGCGCCCGTATGACCGGCTGA
- a CDS encoding bifunctional nuclease family protein, with the protein MREVDVVGVRVEMPSSQPIVLLREVGGERYLPIWIGAAEASAIAFAQQGMEPPRPLTHDLFAETIRVLGHTLSQVRIVNLTDGVFEAIIVFDDKTEISARPSDSIALALRTGTPVFCTEEILAEAGIPVPDSETDDDEVVEEEEVERFREFLDHVTPEDFDKS; encoded by the coding sequence GTGCGCGAAGTCGACGTGGTCGGAGTACGGGTGGAGATGCCCTCGAGTCAGCCGATCGTGCTGCTCCGGGAGGTCGGCGGCGAGCGGTACCTGCCGATCTGGATCGGTGCGGCCGAGGCGAGCGCCATCGCCTTCGCCCAGCAGGGGATGGAGCCTCCGAGGCCGCTGACCCACGACCTGTTCGCGGAGACCATCCGCGTCCTCGGGCACACGCTCAGCCAGGTCCGGATCGTGAACCTCACCGACGGCGTCTTCGAGGCGATCATCGTCTTCGACGACAAGACCGAGATCTCGGCCCGGCCGTCCGACTCGATCGCCCTCGCGCTGCGCACCGGCACCCCCGTCTTCTGCACCGAGGAGATCCTCGCCGAAGCCGGCATCCCCGTCCCGGACAGCGAGACCGACGACGACGAGGTCGTCGAAGAAGAGGAAGTAGAACGCTTCCGCGAATTCCTCGACCACGTAACACCTGAGGACTTCGACAAGAGCTGA
- the ftsR gene encoding transcriptional regulator FtsR, which yields MAKPDPSAGGSSIGEVLQILQAEFADVTISKLRFLEAEGLVTPARTASGYRKFSAADIERLRYVLTAQRDQYLPLRVIKEHLEAMDRGLRPSPGGPPVAPSDLPGPPELPGAEEFGTYGTELKLTREELRVAAGISVELLDELESHNLVVARGNHYDGDAILVAKTAAEFAQYGIEPRHLRPFRTAADREVGLIEQVMSHRRDDKTQELAALAVRLHAALVRSRLTR from the coding sequence GTGGCCAAGCCTGACCCGTCGGCTGGTGGCAGCAGCATCGGTGAGGTGCTGCAAATCCTGCAGGCCGAGTTCGCCGACGTCACCATCTCCAAGCTCCGCTTCCTCGAAGCGGAAGGACTGGTGACGCCGGCACGCACCGCATCGGGGTACCGCAAGTTCAGTGCCGCCGACATCGAGCGGCTGCGCTACGTCCTGACCGCCCAGCGTGACCAGTACCTGCCGCTGCGGGTGATCAAAGAACACCTCGAGGCGATGGACCGCGGCCTGCGTCCGTCACCCGGTGGACCGCCGGTCGCGCCGTCCGACCTGCCCGGTCCACCTGAACTCCCGGGTGCCGAGGAGTTCGGGACGTATGGCACCGAACTGAAGCTGACCCGCGAGGAGTTGCGGGTTGCCGCCGGCATCAGCGTCGAACTGCTCGACGAACTGGAGAGCCACAACCTGGTGGTGGCCCGGGGCAACCATTACGACGGCGACGCGATTCTCGTGGCGAAGACGGCCGCCGAGTTCGCGCAGTACGGGATCGAACCGCGGCACCTGCGCCCGTTCCGTACGGCGGCCGACCGCGAGGTGGGCCTGATCGAACAGGTGATGAGCCACCGCCGCGATGACAAGACCCAGGAGTTGGCTGCCCTGGCTGTTCGCCTGCACGCTGCGTTGGTCCGCTCGCGCCTCACCCGCTGA
- a CDS encoding FHA domain-containing protein, whose product MPFCNQCGHENSEGSRFCSQCGTMLPGADRPVPAPGVTDTAMLTPISVEPETERFEQGEQLSAEDEAAVGALPAGSALLIVQRGPNAGSRFLLDVDVVTAGRHPDSDIFLDDVTVSRRHAEFRRDAQGVKVRDVGSLNGTYVNRDRIDEVLLSNGDEVQIGKYRLVYYASGQA is encoded by the coding sequence ATGCCGTTCTGCAACCAGTGCGGGCACGAGAACTCCGAGGGCAGCCGGTTCTGCTCGCAGTGCGGAACGATGCTCCCTGGCGCGGACCGTCCGGTGCCCGCCCCCGGCGTGACCGACACCGCGATGCTGACCCCGATCAGCGTCGAGCCCGAGACCGAGCGCTTCGAGCAGGGCGAGCAGTTGTCCGCCGAGGACGAGGCCGCGGTCGGCGCCCTGCCGGCCGGGTCGGCGCTGCTCATCGTCCAGCGTGGCCCGAACGCGGGCAGCCGGTTCCTGCTCGACGTCGACGTCGTCACGGCCGGCCGGCACCCCGACAGCGACATCTTCCTGGACGACGTCACCGTCTCGCGCCGGCACGCCGAGTTCCGGCGCGACGCCCAGGGTGTGAAGGTGCGCGACGTCGGCAGCCTGAACGGCACCTACGTGAACCGGGACCGGATCGACGAGGTGCTGCTGTCGAACGGTGACGAGGTCCAGATCGGCAAGTACCGCCTGGTGTACTACGCCAGTGGCCAAGCCTGA
- the gcvH gene encoding glycine cleavage system protein GcvH → MYPEDLKYTAEHEWVKAGEGPVRVGITDFAQDALGDIVYVQLPEVGTAVRAGDSCGELESTKSVSDLFAPVNGTVRAVNEALADQPDLVNTDPYGEGWLLDIEVDDDEEVAALMDADTYQGQLDQN, encoded by the coding sequence GTGTACCCCGAAGACCTGAAGTACACGGCCGAACACGAATGGGTGAAGGCCGGCGAGGGCCCGGTGCGAGTCGGCATCACCGACTTCGCGCAGGACGCCCTGGGCGACATCGTGTACGTCCAGCTGCCCGAGGTCGGCACCGCGGTGCGGGCCGGCGACTCGTGTGGTGAGCTCGAATCGACCAAGAGCGTCAGCGACCTGTTCGCGCCCGTGAACGGCACCGTGCGGGCCGTCAACGAGGCACTGGCCGACCAGCCCGACCTGGTCAACACCGACCCGTACGGCGAGGGCTGGCTGCTCGACATCGAGGTCGACGACGACGAAGAGGTCGCGGCGTTGATGGACGCCGACACCTATCAGGGACAGCTCGACCAGAACTGA